The following proteins are encoded in a genomic region of Corylus avellana chromosome ca4, CavTom2PMs-1.0:
- the LOC132176939 gene encoding TNF receptor-associated factor homolog 1a-like, whose protein sequence is MAHQVPVISRPSSAPLVPGPRPTAPVVSVVQTPPLLARLASATGRLGPEPSPATHGYIPQSYRNAIVLVGNPVASSTGGFTHPNSQGSGLSQSSAFSQSATLVSAPMFLSQSTERIDPGIPYGLVMRDVLQNGHNWMETSQRESSRNMHYDQSSLLNDVQNLGLYRPVHSGSWEQLSSKFPASISGRQNQGVSGEEFPFQHLDIINDLLDDEHSVGKAAKASTVSQTISNGQLLNRQFSFPGDMGMSADLGSSSSPCRFERTQSYHENGFQPHYQSSSSHYDSTRDFIPQANALPYVNGQVDGLISNHWHRAGSDLSVLGMRNLEGDVYPHYNPDYSNLACGVNGYTVFRPSNGH, encoded by the coding sequence ATGGCACATCAAGTACCTGTGATTTCAAGGCCCTCCAGTGCTCCTTTAGTTCCTGGTCCCAGGCCAACTGCTCCTGTTGTTTCCGTGGTTCAAACACCCCCTCTGCTTGCCCGTTTAGCGAGTGCAACTGGCCGGTTAGGTCCTGAACCCTCACCAGCAACACATGGTTATATTCCCCAGTCCTATAGAAATGCCATAGTATTAGTGGGTAACCCTGTTGCCTCAAGTACAGGTGGTTTTACTCATCCTAACTCTCAAGGCTCGGGGTTGAGCCAATCCTCGGCATTCTCTCAATCAGCTACATTGGTATCAGCACCAATGTTTTTATCCCAAAGCACTGAGAGGATTGACCCGGGTATTCCTTATGGCTTGGTAATGCGGGACGTTTTGCAGAATGGACACAACTGGATGGAGACTTCTCAAAGGGAATCCAGCAGAAACATGCACTATGATCAGTCTTCGCTGCTTAATGACGTTCAAAACCTGGGCTTGTATAGGCCTGTGCACAGCGGATCGTGGGAACAATTATCCTCCAAGTTCCCTGCCAGTATATCTGGCCGGCAGAATCAAGGTGTGTCGGGAGAGGAGTTCCCGTTCCAGCATCTGGATATCATCAATGACCTGCTTGACGATGAACATAGTGTTGGGAAGGCAGCAAAGGCAAGCACAGTTTCTCAGACTATCAGCAATGGGCAGCTATTAAATAGACAGTTTTCTTTTCCTGGTGATATGGGCATGTCGGCTGATTTGGGGTCCTCATCTAGCCCTTGCAGGTTTGAGCGAACACAGAGTTACCATGAGAATGGGTTTCAACCCCATTATCAGTCTTCTAGCAGCCATTATGACTCAACGAGGGATTTCATTCCACAAGCTAATGCTTTACCTTATGTAAATGGGCAGGTAGATGGGTTAATTTCGAACCATTGGCACCGGGCTGGTTCTGATTTATCTGTACTTGGCATGAGGAACTTGGAGGGCGATGTTTACCCCCATTATAATCCAGATTATTCAAATCTGGCTTGTGGTGTCAATGGTTATACAGTTTTCCGGCCTTCGAATGGGCACTGA